TAGTGCGCTTCCTAGTATTTCCTTCTGAACATTGccctccccccccaacaaaaatccACTCTTGGCTGTAATAATCAAAATGTGGTTGATAAAGTGCAAAGTTATTCTGAAGGCAGTGTTGCAAGAACACCGTGTCCTTGGAGACATCCATTTAAGGCCGCGGATGATTTGTAGCGGGAAGAGCCAGTCCTGGCGTTTGGTATAAAAACATGTAGGAGTCACACAGCAGCCTGCGCACAAGTTCAGGGGCACACCAGGGATTTGCCCGTGCCTGCTCCTCCTCGGACAGGGAGAAAAAGTCACCCAGCTCCGGACAAGCTCGGATCTCCGGGATGTTGAAGCCGCTTTCATCGTCACCTGCGAGGGAGAGCGGCGTCCAGATTAGACGTCACATGGGGGCGACAAAAGAAGTCAGGGTGCAGCCTTATCTGCCCTTTGTTGAGACTGCTTTATCAGAGCAAAACGCTCACGAGCAACCGTTTCATTCGAAAAGCCAAACGTGTCAGCGTTTGcacgaagaaaaaaagggggaacagggggggggcaaagaatcCTCACCGCATCTGTCTGCCATGCTGTCAAAGAAGAGCCAGGAGTGCTGGTCGGAGCCAGATTTGACAAAGGACACGTAGTGGCTGGTGTGAATGCAAAGCACGGCAAAGAGTTGCATGGTGTGCCGAGCCGCGGGGGGAGCCGCGGCTGCCTGGGCTGGAAGTAACAGAGGTTTGGGGGAATGCCCCTGGCGCGACGAATGTCTGTGCACCTTCAAAGCAAAGACGAACCAAACGAAATTGGAAGTCGGGAAGGCAACTTGTACACTgcggacatgaaaaaaaaaaaaagatagaaatTGCCTTGCCTGCACGTTGCAGGTGGCACAGTATTGTTTGATTCTCCCCGGGTGCAGTTTGCGATCCGGCAAACAGCGGAGACACTCGTACTCTGCCAATCGCTCACAGATGAAGCAATGACGAGGAGCTGTACGAACACATGGAGGTCGCTCGTCTTAACGCGATGCCTCGCGTACTTTTTGTTGCCATACGTACGACGCCGCGCGCTCCTTACAGTTGGAAAGCAGGTCGGCGACGTCCAGCTCCGTGGACGGAATGATGTGAGAAAACATTTTATACTCGTTTCCAAACCTCGGCATCTGAACTATCAGGCAGGACGGCATCTAGGGAACGGGTACAATTTGATAACGGGATGGAAAAAAGTCATGCGCCGCTAGCTTGTCCTCCCCAATGTGGAGACTTTAGCGCCCCCGGGTTGATATACGGAAGAAATGTCACAcgtataaagttgtattcaaatcAAATACCTCTTCAAACTTGACATCACACGACAGGCAGGAAGTGTCCAGCAGTTGTTGAACTGTGGGTATGTGTGCCATCTGCTCCTTTTCCAGAAAGATCTGGAAGGTGTAGGCCCCTTGACAACTTTCATTTCTCGACCTGGTGCAAATGCGTAGGTCCAAAATGAAATCGGCGCTACGCACCGTGGTCGCAGACGCACCGCCAAAAGATTCCTACCTGAGTTTAAGCAGCGGCTCAATGCCGAGCACCTTCTCGAAGAGAACTGTGATGAATTCCTCTGGGTCTGCAGTGGTGGGGAGAGAAATGAGACGCTGAACATTTTTGGTCACAAGACGGAGCAGACTGCGGAGCAGACTCTTTTTGGCAAGAAGAGcgttttttgtgaaaaataggGACCTTTTTCCTCTGTTCGAAAGGTGTCGCAGCCAAGCTGATTGCGGAAACTCATGACGCTGGCGGCGGGCACGAAACCTTGTCTGCAAGGAACGCGTTTGTGCTCGGTGAGGGACAAAAGGCAAAACAATGGAGAGCGAGGAGGAAAAGTGCCGCGTCATGAAGAAATCGAAATAGCTGCACTTCCACGACGGCAACGTTTGCAAGCCAAATATGAGGAAGGAAAGCAAGAATACCTGCGTAAACGATTGACGATTTTTCTCAGCGCGGAAGCGACGGGCTGCACGGCGTCCGCGGGCCAGCGGCAGATACTGTCCAGGGTCGCGGAGGAGCTGAACAAACTGCAGAAAGAAAACAACGGCTTTGCTCCGCATGCACTTTTTTCAAAAGTCAGGCGAGATGACGGCAGCGCTGGAGGGTCAGCTGTTCCGACGGCTGCCGAACCGGTTTTACCTGAAAAGAGTGGCGTCCAGATAACAGGAGTTGATGTGACCCTGAATCCCTTTCATTCTTCCCACTAACAACGACGTGGCCTCGGAGTCAGACACCGGCGCCACATACTCCTCACAGTCCACATATGGTGGAACTAGAGCACACAAAATGGAGGGGGAACAAAAATCATTCCATTTCAATCTACAGTATTGCATAGACAGACATGCAATCAGCTTTCCATCTCTTAGTCACGATCACGAGGTCGGAGATCGCACGCTATCCGGGAACATCCGCCATCGCTCTTGTGGCGAGTCGCAATTTTGCCAGAGCTCGACGTCATCTTGCACGCCAGAACGAGAGCTCGAGCCAATTTTAGtggtggaacaaaaaaaataaatcaaaaactgCTGCTAAGTGggctggcagggaaggagcgaATTTCATTCAAAAGATGGAGCAATAAAGGAAAGGCACGCCGTTGGTTCCTTGGCAAACGGGCGAGGTTGCCTTCATTAGCATCAAGCAACTAACCTGCGGGCAGTTCCACTTGGCCGCCGGCGTGGCTTGCCGAGGACGAGCAGACAAACCGGCTGTCGGGGCTGCATTTGGTGACGGGGACAAACAAAGCCCTGCTCCTTTTGCAGCTGAACAACCGCTGGCCTGCGTACGTGCCGTCGGAGCAACCGTTCACGTCGTAGTCCTGATCCGCAATTGCAAAGACTCAGAGaacaatttgcaaaaaaaaaaaaaagaaaagaaaagctttcgTGAGACTCACCAATTCAATCCCAGCCCATTCCGCAGTTTTTCCTTCGGGAACACCCAGCCACCTGATCACCCCGTAAACCGTGACCCCCGTGTTGGACACGACCTCCACCAAGGACCCCACTTCCAAAGGTGCGCGGGATGCGTCGTGACTTTGACTCCGATGGACGGCGGTCTGCACTCGGTGCTTTTCCGTCACTTGGCCAAGAGATCGAATGATTGGCATGGAGTTCATGCGCATCACCTTTTTGTTTGTGCCTGTGGAAAACGTAGCGAGGCTGCGGGTTAAAAAGGTCATGCATGACACGCGGTCTGCTCCGTCTTGTGACCAACACAACGCAGGTCGACGCCATGTTGAAAATAGACGGGCGACTACGCCGCTCTTCTGCATTCCAAAGGAAGCGGACCGGTTTTTCCAGCGCGCCGTGACATTTTCTGATGAGAAAGCACAAAGCGCACACATACCACCGTGCTGAACGGCATTCCAGTTCATTCCGCGGGGGAGGGCGGAAGACGGGACCACCTGGACGATGTCGGCGGCGCTGAACAGGGGCGCAGGGGCGGCCTTCTTGGATGACAAAGTCTGATCGCCGTCCTAGAGGGCAGACGAGAGTGAAGCCGATCGGGCGCACGTATAACGGCGACGAAATAACCGGAGCCGTATGGTACGGCGACGATGGGCCCGCGGCCGCGAGCGTCTCGTAGGGTTCTCCTCGCCAAATAGGGGGACCCACCGCCAATTCCACCTCAAAGGCCAACATCTGCAGATCGTCTTTGCTTTCCTTCCTGCCGATCCGCATGAGGTTGGTGACCAGTCCCGGCTGATGGCCCCTCTTGTACTTGACCACCACCAGGTCATCGGCGCTCAGGCCACAGATGGCCGAGAACAGCTGCGGGTTGCACAGCAGTTCCAGGCGCTTGCTGACGGAGGAGACGAAGAGCAGCAGCTGGGCTTGGCGGCGGCTCAGGGGGTACGTGTCCTCCCTGCGCACCACGCCTCCGTTCTTGGGGCTCCCCGCCTTCGGCCCCCCGGGGTAGAGAAGCCCCATCAGCTCCCCGCCAGGCGTCTCCGCCTCCGCCCGACCCACGCATCCGCGGGAGAAGCCTTTCCGCGACTTGCCGCGGACGACGATGAAAAAGTTCTCTTTCGGCGCGGGGGTGGGCT
The DNA window shown above is from Hippocampus zosterae strain Florida chromosome 9, ASM2543408v3, whole genome shotgun sequence and carries:
- the cyldb gene encoding ubiquitin carboxyl-terminal hydrolase CYLD; its protein translation is MEPTPAPKENFFIVVRGKSRKGFSRGCVGRAEAETPGGELMGLLYPGGPKAGSPKNGGVVRREDTYPLSRRQAQLLLFVSSVSKRLELLCNPQLFSAICGLSADDLVVVKYKRGHQPGLVTNLMRIGRKESKDDLQMLAFEVELADGDQTLSSKKAAPAPLFSAADIVQVVPSSALPRGMNWNAVQHGGTNKKVMRMNSMPIIRSLGQVTEKHRVQTAVHRSQSHDASRAPLEVGSLVEVVSNTGVTVYGVIRWLGVPEGKTAEWAGIELDYDVNGCSDGTYAGQRLFSCKRSRALFVPVTKCSPDSRFVCSSSASHAGGQVELPAVPPYVDCEEYVAPVSDSEATSLLVGRMKGIQGHINSCYLDATLFSLFSSSATLDSICRWPADAVQPVASALRKIVNRLRRQGFVPAASVMSFRNQLGCDTFRTEEKDPEEFITVLFEKVLGIEPLLKLRSRNESCQGAYTFQIFLEKEQMAHIPTVQQLLDTSCLSCDVKFEEMPSCLIVQMPRFGNEYKMFSHIIPSTELDVADLLSNSPRHCFICERLAEYECLRCLPDRKLHPGRIKQYCATCNVQARQFLSFFFFHVRSVQVAFPTSNFVWFVFALKVHRHSSRQGHSPKPLLLPAQAAAAPPAARHTMQLFAVLCIHTSHYVSFVKSGSDQHSWLFFDSMADRCGDDESGFNIPEIRACPELGDFFSLSEEEQARANPWCAPELVRRLLCDSYMFLYQTPGLALPATNHPRP